Proteins from a single region of Methanocorpusculum sp.:
- a CDS encoding PHP-associated domain-containing protein, with protein MHVHSTASDGRTTPKTLAKYLNKNGLSAAITDHNVISGVKEARDYSENIIPGIEVSALEGPHVLVYFDTYRDLSAYYTASIQDHRGKCPHMAVDISTEKIITDAKNAGGFVIAAHPYGYGVSVRGVMKGIDAGVIDSSVAGELDGLEVICSGMSMRLNMRAERYAQKNAVCMTGGSDAHVLWEVGRAVTLGYENQTPLEFLEDVRRRKTGVCGVNRSSGQNLLMGVCMTPGYIPYAAPAMMIHARQSLMRMRS; from the coding sequence ATGCATGTTCATTCGACCGCTTCAGACGGGAGGACAACACCAAAGACACTGGCTAAATATCTCAATAAAAACGGTTTATCCGCCGCGATAACGGATCATAATGTGATCTCCGGGGTGAAGGAGGCACGTGATTATTCGGAGAATATCATTCCGGGAATCGAGGTTTCGGCTCTCGAAGGTCCGCATGTTCTGGTATATTTCGATACGTACCGTGATCTTTCCGCGTATTATACCGCCTCGATCCAGGATCACCGGGGCAAGTGTCCGCATATGGCGGTGGATATTTCAACGGAGAAGATCATCACCGACGCAAAAAATGCGGGAGGTTTTGTGATCGCGGCCCATCCGTATGGATACGGGGTGAGTGTGAGAGGCGTGATGAAAGGGATCGATGCGGGCGTCATCGATTCCTCGGTCGCGGGAGAGCTTGACGGACTTGAAGTGATCTGCAGCGGGATGTCGATGCGGCTGAATATGCGGGCCGAGAGGTATGCGCAGAAAAATGCGGTGTGCATGACCGGGGGCTCGGATGCTCACGTTCTTTGGGAAGTGGGACGAGCCGTGACGCTTGGATATGAGAATCAGACGCCGCTTGAGTTTCTGGAGGATGTGAGACGCAGGAAAACGGGTGTGTGCGGGGTGAACCGCTCTTCGGGGCAGAATCTGCTGATGGGGGTATGCATGACGCCGGGCTATATTCCGTATGCAGCGCCCGCAATGATGATCCATGCACGGCAGAGCTTGATGCGGATGAGATCCTAA
- a CDS encoding polyphosphate polymerase domain-containing protein: MKPRKFRHELKYYLNTADYLIIKNRLSAIAGPDEHTDANGSYRIRSLYFETPDDKALLEKLYGVNEREKFRIRYYNNDTSFIHLEKKTKINNLTNKIAASVTKDECEKLIAGDTEWMRESKNGLLLELYAKMKYELLRPKTLVDYMREPFVYRPGNVRVTFDTKISTGVNSTDMFNAKTPMIKTHGEPVIIMEVKYDNYLPEIIRSMVQVQNRRVTAFSKYAVARVFG, from the coding sequence GTGAAACCACGAAAGTTCAGGCACGAATTAAAATATTACCTGAATACAGCAGACTATTTGATCATCAAAAACCGTCTGTCCGCCATTGCGGGACCGGATGAACACACTGACGCAAACGGATCATACAGGATCCGGAGTCTGTATTTTGAAACACCGGACGACAAAGCACTCCTTGAAAAACTCTATGGAGTAAATGAGCGGGAGAAGTTTCGAATCAGGTATTACAATAACGATACCTCATTCATCCACTTAGAGAAGAAGACCAAAATAAACAACCTCACGAACAAAATTGCCGCAAGCGTCACAAAAGACGAGTGCGAAAAACTCATAGCAGGCGATACGGAATGGATGAGAGAGTCGAAAAACGGACTCCTTCTCGAACTGTATGCAAAGATGAAGTATGAACTTCTCCGCCCGAAAACGCTTGTCGACTATATGAGAGAGCCGTTTGTCTACCGCCCCGGAAATGTGCGGGTAACCTTCGACACGAAGATCTCAACCGGCGTGAACTCGACCGATATGTTCAACGCCAAGACCCCCATGATCAAAACCCACGGGGAACCGGTCATTATAATGGAAGTAAAATATGACAATTATCTCCCCGAAATTATCAGAAGTATGGTACAGGTACAGAACAGAAGGGTCACTGCCTTCTCAAAATATGCAGTCGCACGCGTCTTTGGGTGA
- a CDS encoding DUF4956 domain-containing protein gives MALTFDDILSSDFLSTVTEFSLTDMLIAMVLAFALGLFILFIYKKTFNGVMYSSGFGISLVAMSLVTTMIILAIGSNVILSLGMVGALSIVRFRSAVKDPMDIAYLFWAISAGIVLGAGLIPLAIFGSVFIGAVLYIFSAKKPTDKPYILIVDCADENAEASVNALMKRTVKKSLLKSKTVTKTGMELTIEVRLPDQESGFVNKISDLAGVSNAVLVSYNGEYMT, from the coding sequence ATGGCACTGACCTTTGACGATATATTATCCTCGGATTTTCTTTCGACGGTGACTGAGTTTTCCTTGACGGACATGCTTATCGCGATGGTGCTCGCGTTCGCGCTCGGTCTGTTTATCCTCTTTATCTACAAAAAGACGTTCAACGGCGTGATGTATTCATCCGGATTCGGGATATCGCTTGTTGCCATGTCGCTTGTGACGACGATGATCATTCTTGCGATCGGATCGAACGTTATCCTGTCTCTTGGTATGGTCGGCGCCTTGTCGATCGTGAGGTTCAGATCGGCAGTGAAAGATCCGATGGATATTGCCTATTTGTTCTGGGCGATCTCGGCCGGTATCGTTCTCGGTGCAGGGTTGATCCCGCTCGCGATCTTCGGCTCGGTGTTTATCGGAGCGGTTTTGTACATCTTCTCGGCAAAGAAGCCGACGGACAAACCCTACATCCTGATCGTGGACTGTGCCGATGAAAACGCGGAGGCAAGCGTCAACGCTCTTATGAAGAGAACGGTGAAAAAGTCCCTCCTGAAATCAAAAACCGTTACAAAGACCGGGATGGAACTCACGATCGAGGTCCGCCTCCCGGATCAGGAGAGCGGTTTCGTGAACAAGATCTCGGATCTTGCAGGCGTCTCGAATGCCGTTTTAGTGAGCTATAACGGGGAATACATGACGTAA
- a CDS encoding CotH kinase family protein — MKHINTITIFLIVGAILFTCMLMFNPTALGITTKDTLYESTLFDKNGITTVNITISDENWADMLENPLEEEFHLCDITINGETYDSIAIRTKGMTSLSSVANSDSDRYSFKIKADEYVGGQSFDGLDEFVLNNIYQDATYMKEYLSYEMMDYIGVDTPLYSYAAVYINGEYFGLYLMVEALEEDFLDRVYGADYGELYKPESTSGEMGDRTTDGEGEGDQMPGGNMTQMDFGNRTMPDVNMTDMMGQMGGGGFGGMSGSGGGADLVYTDDEIDSYSQIFDNAVTDAKKSDEKRVITALKNLNEGTDLETYVDVDEVLRYFAANTALVNLDSYVSSMKHNYYLYEEDGQISILPWDFNLAFGAYGTSGASDAVNFPIDTPVASGVSLEDRPLIGVLLENEEYTELYHAYLEKIATEFYGDSFDERIAAIDALIGDYVETDPTAFYTYDEYQTVIVTLAEYGDLRAESILGQLNGTIPSTEEGQTENPDLLVDVSGLNFSAMGSMSGGEGGGMGGGDRNTMDFENMTIPEGMTVPEDIQIPA; from the coding sequence ATGAAGCATATCAATACCATCACTATTTTTCTGATCGTTGGTGCGATACTTTTCACCTGCATGCTTATGTTTAATCCAACGGCTCTCGGGATAACGACAAAGGATACCCTCTATGAGAGCACCCTTTTCGATAAAAACGGGATCACGACGGTCAATATCACGATCAGCGATGAGAACTGGGCGGACATGCTGGAAAATCCCCTTGAGGAGGAGTTCCATCTCTGCGATATCACGATCAACGGCGAGACGTACGATTCGATCGCGATCCGAACAAAAGGCATGACGAGTCTGTCGTCCGTTGCAAACAGCGATTCGGACCGATACAGTTTCAAAATAAAAGCCGATGAATATGTAGGCGGTCAGAGTTTCGACGGGCTGGATGAGTTCGTGCTGAACAATATCTATCAGGATGCGACCTACATGAAGGAGTATCTCTCGTATGAGATGATGGATTACATCGGCGTCGATACGCCGCTGTATTCGTACGCGGCGGTCTATATCAACGGGGAGTATTTCGGTCTGTATCTGATGGTCGAGGCACTGGAGGAGGATTTCCTTGACAGAGTGTACGGAGCGGATTACGGTGAACTGTACAAGCCGGAATCGACGTCAGGCGAGATGGGGGACCGGACGACCGACGGAGAGGGAGAGGGAGACCAAATGCCGGGAGGGAATATGACCCAGATGGATTTCGGCAACCGTACGATGCCCGACGTCAATATGACGGACATGATGGGTCAGATGGGCGGAGGCGGGTTTGGCGGCATGTCCGGCAGCGGCGGAGGAGCGGATCTGGTCTATACGGATGATGAGATAGACAGTTATAGTCAGATCTTTGATAATGCGGTGACTGATGCGAAGAAGTCGGATGAAAAACGGGTAATAACTGCGCTGAAGAATCTGAATGAAGGTACGGATCTGGAGACGTATGTGGATGTCGATGAGGTGCTGAGGTACTTTGCGGCGAATACGGCTCTGGTGAATCTGGATAGTTATGTGAGTTCGATGAAGCACAATTACTATCTGTATGAGGAGGACGGTCAGATTTCGATCCTGCCGTGGGATTTCAATCTGGCATTCGGCGCCTACGGGACCAGCGGCGCAAGTGATGCGGTGAATTTCCCGATCGATACGCCGGTGGCGAGCGGGGTTTCTCTTGAGGATCGGCCGCTGATCGGCGTTCTGCTGGAGAACGAGGAGTATACGGAGCTCTATCACGCGTATCTGGAAAAGATCGCGACCGAGTTCTACGGGGATTCGTTCGATGAGCGGATCGCGGCAATCGATGCACTGATCGGTGATTACGTGGAGACCGATCCGACGGCGTTCTATACGTATGATGAGTATCAGACGGTGATCGTGACGCTGGCGGAGTACGGGGATCTGAGGGCAGAGAGTATTCTTGGTCAGCTGAATGGAACGATCCCGTCGACCGAGGAGGGGCAGACGGAGAATCCGGATCTCCTGGTGGATGTGTCTGGTCTGAACTTTTCCGCGATGGGATCTATGAGCGGGGGCGAGGGCGGCGGCATGGGCGGAGGTGATAGAAACACTATGGATTTCGAGAATATGACGATTCCTGAAGGAATGACTGTGCCGGAGGATATACAGATACCCGCGTGA
- a CDS encoding GrpB family protein: protein MKTKHVVVEEYNPAWENEFRRIEDESLSVLAGKVLSIEHVGSTSVLGLAAKPIIDIDIVIDDNFDEVKSLLEEIGYCHEGDLGIPGRDAFKYEGKPHLMMHHLYVCKRDNEELQRHITFRNYLREHPDVRDRYGAVKKELALRYADDRDSYILGKSPIIEEIYRMCGLIR from the coding sequence ATGAAAACAAAACATGTGGTTGTGGAGGAGTATAATCCTGCATGGGAGAATGAGTTCCGCAGAATAGAAGATGAGTCGCTCTCTGTCCTTGCGGGGAAGGTTCTTTCGATTGAGCATGTAGGGAGTACTTCCGTTTTGGGCCTGGCGGCCAAACCCATTATTGACATCGATATTGTGATTGATGATAATTTTGATGAAGTCAAATCACTGCTGGAGGAAATTGGTTATTGTCATGAGGGAGATCTGGGTATCCCGGGTCGGGATGCGTTTAAATACGAGGGCAAACCGCATTTGATGATGCACCATCTTTATGTCTGCAAAAGAGATAATGAGGAACTGCAGAGACATATCACGTTCCGCAATTATTTGCGGGAGCATCCGGATGTCAGGGATAGGTATGGTGCTGTGAAAAAAGAGCTGGCTTTGCGGTATGCCGATGATAGGGATTCGTATATTCTGGGGAAGAGTCCTATTATCGAAGAGATCTATCGGATGTGCGGTTTGATTCGATGA
- a CDS encoding elongation factor EF-2, producing the protein MSRGKKMVERITELMNDPEHIRNIGIVAHIDHGKTTLSDNLLAGAGMISEELSGKACWMDSDEEEQARGITIDASNVSMVHMVGGHEYLINMIDTPGHVDFGGDVTRAMRAVDGAVVVVDAVEGPMPQTETVLRQALKEGVHPVLFINKVDRLINELKVNPQEMMIRLGKVIDKVNKLIKGMNEELYTKGGWKLDPMKGNVAFGSALYNWAISIPYIKTTGVSLQTVIDKCNEGDMKYLAKASPLHAVLLDMVVTFLPNPLQAQGKRCNIIWHGDVQSEVGKSMYACDAKGPVAMMITDISFDKHAGEIATGRLFSGTLTRGQEVYISGTAGKANRLQLVGIFMGPTRVDVDKVVAGNIAAVSGLSDAIVGSTVSSNKDMTPFESLKHYSEPVMTVAVEAKNMKDLPKLIEVLHQVGKEDPTVRININEETGEHLIAGMGELHLEVVTGRIKRDKGVEIVTSPPIVVYRETVSKPLDGTVEGKSPNRHNRFFMSVEPMPEAILKAIQSNEISMNMENIPRRDALVALGMDKDEAKSVKDIYGSNMFIDCTKGIQYLNETMELVLDGVHEALDGGPLADEQVQNVLIKLHDVKLHEDAIHRGPGQVIPAVRGGMKAALLMAGDTLLEPMQKIQITVPQDQMGAAISQIQGRRGILSTTESEGDQIVVNGEAPVAELFGFAGDIRSATEGRAMWSTEFAGFSPVPQGMLSEVVMSIRKRKGLKEQIPTPKDYLE; encoded by the coding sequence ATGTCACGCGGAAAAAAGATGGTAGAACGAATTACGGAGCTCATGAATGATCCCGAGCACATCCGTAATATCGGTATCGTAGCGCACATTGATCACGGTAAGACCACCCTTTCGGATAACCTTCTTGCCGGCGCAGGAATGATCAGTGAGGAACTCTCCGGCAAGGCATGCTGGATGGACTCGGATGAGGAAGAGCAGGCACGCGGAATCACCATTGATGCATCAAACGTATCCATGGTCCACATGGTCGGCGGTCACGAGTATCTTATCAACATGATTGATACTCCCGGCCACGTTGACTTCGGTGGAGATGTTACCCGCGCAATGCGTGCCGTCGACGGCGCCGTTGTCGTAGTTGACGCCGTTGAAGGTCCGATGCCCCAGACGGAGACCGTTCTTCGTCAGGCACTCAAAGAGGGTGTTCACCCGGTCCTGTTCATCAACAAGGTCGACAGACTTATCAACGAGCTGAAGGTTAACCCCCAGGAAATGATGATCCGTCTTGGAAAAGTCATTGACAAGGTCAACAAGCTCATCAAAGGCATGAACGAGGAGCTCTACACTAAAGGTGGATGGAAACTCGATCCGATGAAAGGAAACGTCGCTTTTGGTTCAGCTCTTTACAACTGGGCAATTTCGATCCCTTACATCAAGACGACCGGTGTTTCCCTGCAGACCGTTATCGACAAGTGTAACGAAGGCGATATGAAATACCTTGCAAAGGCTTCTCCGCTTCACGCAGTACTTCTCGATATGGTCGTTACCTTCCTCCCGAACCCGCTTCAGGCACAGGGTAAGAGATGTAACATTATCTGGCACGGCGATGTCCAGTCGGAAGTTGGTAAATCCATGTATGCATGCGATGCCAAAGGTCCGGTCGCAATGATGATCACCGATATCTCCTTTGATAAACATGCAGGAGAGATCGCCACCGGCAGACTGTTCTCTGGAACGCTCACCCGCGGTCAGGAAGTTTACATTTCCGGCACAGCAGGTAAGGCAAACAGACTTCAGCTTGTTGGTATCTTTATGGGCCCGACCCGTGTTGATGTGGACAAGGTCGTTGCAGGTAATATTGCAGCGGTATCCGGTCTCAGCGATGCGATCGTCGGTTCAACCGTTTCGAGCAACAAGGATATGACGCCGTTTGAGTCCCTTAAGCACTACTCAGAGCCTGTCATGACCGTCGCGGTCGAAGCAAAGAACATGAAGGATCTTCCAAAGCTTATCGAAGTTCTTCACCAGGTCGGAAAGGAAGACCCGACTGTCCGTATCAACATCAATGAAGAGACGGGCGAACACCTGATCGCCGGTATGGGCGAACTCCACCTTGAGGTCGTTACCGGCCGTATCAAGAGAGATAAGGGTGTAGAAATCGTTACTTCCCCGCCAATCGTTGTCTACCGTGAGACGGTCTCAAAGCCGCTTGATGGTACTGTTGAAGGTAAGTCTCCGAACAGACACAACAGATTCTTTATGTCTGTTGAGCCTATGCCGGAAGCAATCCTGAAAGCGATCCAGTCGAACGAGATCTCGATGAACATGGAAAACATCCCCCGCCGTGATGCTCTTGTAGCACTTGGTATGGACAAGGATGAAGCCAAGTCCGTGAAGGATATCTACGGCTCGAACATGTTCATTGACTGCACGAAAGGTATCCAGTACCTGAATGAAACGATGGAACTTGTTCTTGATGGTGTTCACGAGGCACTTGACGGTGGACCGCTTGCTGATGAGCAGGTCCAGAATGTTCTGATCAAACTCCACGATGTGAAGCTTCACGAGGATGCTATCCACCGTGGTCCGGGTCAGGTCATTCCTGCAGTTCGCGGCGGTATGAAGGCAGCTCTTCTTATGGCTGGCGACACACTTCTTGAACCGATGCAGAAGATCCAGATCACTGTTCCGCAGGATCAGATGGGTGCAGCAATTTCCCAGATCCAGGGACGCCGCGGTATTCTGTCTACGACTGAGTCCGAAGGTGACCAGATCGTGGTTAACGGTGAGGCACCGGTCGCAGAGCTCTTTGGTTTCGCCGGAGATATCCGTTCAGCAACCGAAGGCCGTGCAATGTGGTCTACCGAGTTCGCAGGTTTCTCCCCGGTTCCCCAGGGAATGCTTTCCGAAGTCGTTATGAGTATCAGAAAGAGAAAGGGTCTGAAAGAACAGATCCCGACTCCGAAAGATTACCTCGAATAA
- a CDS encoding 30S ribosomal protein S7, whose protein sequence is MTEEATPSKILLFNKWDMSEVVVKDPGMVRYVTVTSTEVPSSCGRLTQQQFTKSEMAIVERLINRLMQQEYNTGKKMMCTKMVMDAFDVINKKTKQNPLQVLVDAVANAGPREETVRLKYGGINVPKSVDSAPIRRVNTALRYIALATWRGSHKTKKPAYLVLADELIMAAKGDAKCFSVGKKEEVERIAKSAR, encoded by the coding sequence ATGACAGAAGAAGCAACCCCCAGCAAGATCCTTCTCTTTAACAAGTGGGATATGAGCGAAGTTGTCGTAAAGGATCCAGGAATGGTTCGTTACGTCACTGTCACCTCTACCGAAGTTCCGAGCAGCTGCGGCAGACTTACCCAGCAGCAGTTCACCAAAAGTGAAATGGCGATCGTCGAAAGACTGATCAACCGTCTCATGCAGCAGGAATACAACACCGGTAAGAAGATGATGTGTACCAAGATGGTCATGGACGCATTCGATGTCATCAACAAGAAAACCAAGCAGAACCCGCTTCAGGTCCTTGTTGACGCCGTAGCAAATGCAGGCCCCCGTGAGGAGACCGTCCGTCTGAAGTACGGTGGTATCAACGTTCCAAAGTCCGTTGACTCAGCCCCGATCCGCCGTGTCAACACGGCCCTCAGATACATTGCTCTTGCAACCTGGAGAGGTTCACACAAAACAAAGAAACCCGCATACCTTGTGCTCGCCGATGAGCTGATCATGGCAGCAAAGGGAGACGCAAAGTGTTTCTCTGTTGGAAAGAAGGAAGAAGTCGAACGGATTGCAAAATCCGCACGGTGA
- a CDS encoding 30S ribosomal protein S12, with protein sequence MGQGKFAARNLVRTAKKFRWSDSVYSRRALKLKLKADPLEGAPIGRAIVLEKVGVEAKQPNSAIRKCVRVQLIKNGRQVTAFAVGDGAINFIDEHDEVTICGIGGRAGRSMGDIPGVRFVVSGVNGVSLNELVIGRAEKARR encoded by the coding sequence ATGGGACAGGGAAAATTCGCAGCTAGAAATCTCGTTCGCACCGCAAAGAAATTCCGGTGGAGCGACTCAGTTTACTCACGCAGAGCGCTTAAACTGAAACTGAAAGCAGATCCCCTTGAGGGAGCACCAATCGGACGCGCAATCGTTCTTGAAAAGGTCGGTGTGGAAGCAAAACAGCCGAACTCGGCAATCAGAAAGTGTGTCCGTGTTCAGTTGATCAAAAACGGCCGTCAGGTCACCGCCTTCGCGGTCGGCGATGGTGCTATCAATTTCATTGATGAACACGACGAAGTCACCATTTGTGGTATCGGCGGTCGTGCAGGTCGTTCAATGGGAGATATTCCCGGTGTCCGTTTCGTTGTAAGCGGCGTCAACGGCGTCTCGCTCAATGAACTTGTTATCGGACGTGCCGAGAAAGCACGGAGGTAA
- a CDS encoding 6-carboxytetrahydropterin synthase, whose product MVTRIYKETHFDASHRLMHYEGKCSRLHGHRWSVEVWMDGTPDEKSRILLDYNIIKNIINVYDHQVVLNKDDPMVEALSRFQTPVLTNGDPTSELLAEDIRERLNTFCTEQGLSARVAKLRVWESEGCYAEVFAE is encoded by the coding sequence ATGGTTACCCGGATCTATAAAGAAACTCATTTCGATGCATCCCACCGTCTGATGCATTACGAAGGCAAATGTTCCAGGCTGCATGGTCACCGCTGGAGTGTTGAGGTCTGGATGGACGGAACGCCGGACGAAAAGTCACGGATCCTGCTTGATTACAATATCATCAAAAACATCATCAATGTTTACGACCATCAGGTCGTATTGAATAAAGACGATCCGATGGTAGAGGCCCTTTCCCGATTCCAGACACCAGTTCTGACAAACGGCGACCCGACAAGCGAACTTCTCGCAGAGGACATCCGTGAGCGGCTCAATACCTTCTGCACAGAACAGGGCCTGAGCGCCAGGGTCGCAAAACTGCGGGTATGGGAGTCGGAAGGCTGCTATGCCGAGGTCTTTGCAGAATGA
- a CDS encoding radical SAM protein, producing the protein MRVTETFVSLQGEGERQGMPCFFLRLSGCNLRCAWCDTEYSFEKGTDRSVDELVKEIADSGLSYVCVTGGEPLLQKEELIPLLEILAAADIHVDIETNGTIPFSDVSEYASICMDVKCPSSGEMSDLSLLSTLTEKDCLKFVIGDEADYLYMVEVLAAHKPKAPVCITPVFGTETGWLVETIIAERLPVRFQLQLHKVVNVQ; encoded by the coding sequence ATGAGAGTCACGGAAACGTTTGTGAGTCTGCAGGGAGAGGGCGAAAGACAGGGTATGCCCTGTTTTTTCCTCAGGCTTTCTGGCTGTAATCTCAGATGTGCCTGGTGCGACACCGAATATTCATTCGAGAAAGGGACCGACAGAAGCGTGGATGAACTCGTAAAAGAGATCGCGGATTCCGGTCTTTCCTATGTCTGCGTGACCGGTGGAGAACCCCTTCTCCAGAAGGAGGAACTGATTCCCCTGCTGGAGATTCTTGCGGCCGCAGACATTCATGTGGATATCGAAACAAACGGCACGATCCCATTCAGCGATGTATCTGAATATGCGTCCATTTGTATGGACGTGAAGTGCCCGTCGTCCGGGGAGATGAGCGATCTGTCGCTCCTGTCGACCCTCACCGAAAAGGATTGTCTGAAATTTGTGATCGGCGACGAAGCGGATTATCTGTATATGGTCGAGGTCCTTGCCGCCCATAAACCGAAAGCCCCGGTCTGTATCACCCCGGTTTTCGGGACGGAGACGGGCTGGCTCGTTGAAACGATCATAGCTGAACGTCTGCCGGTCAGATTCCAGCTTCAGCTGCATAAAGTGGTGAATGTACAATGA
- the queC gene encoding 7-cyano-7-deazaguanine synthase QueC, producing MKKAVCLLSGGMDSTTLAFVAKKMGYDILALHVNYGQRTEKKELESAKKVADALGVVEFLEISLDYFKKFGGSSLTDMNIEVEEGVLGKADNPNTYVPFRNGNLIAIATSYCESRDGEAIFIGVQSGDHTGYPDCTPRFIEAMQHAIYVGTQTEKSIELLTPFVMMTKTDILKEGMELCVPYEHTWSCYSENDEACGVCSSCLARLKAFADLGMEDPIPYKK from the coding sequence ATGAAAAAAGCTGTATGCCTCCTTTCAGGAGGAATGGACTCCACAACCCTTGCCTTTGTCGCAAAGAAGATGGGGTATGATATTCTGGCCCTTCACGTGAATTACGGTCAGAGAACGGAAAAGAAAGAACTTGAATCTGCGAAGAAGGTAGCTGACGCCCTCGGAGTGGTGGAATTTCTGGAGATCTCTCTCGATTACTTCAAGAAATTTGGAGGGAGCAGTCTGACCGATATGAACATCGAAGTGGAGGAGGGTGTGCTTGGCAAAGCAGACAACCCGAACACATATGTGCCGTTCAGAAATGGAAATCTGATTGCGATCGCGACGTCTTACTGCGAATCGCGTGACGGCGAGGCGATTTTCATCGGTGTCCAGTCAGGCGACCACACGGGATATCCGGACTGTACTCCCCGGTTCATCGAGGCGATGCAGCATGCCATTTATGTGGGGACCCAGACGGAAAAGTCGATTGAACTGCTGACTCCTTTTGTTATGATGACCAAGACCGACATTCTGAAGGAAGGGATGGAATTGTGCGTTCCGTATGAACATACATGGTCCTGTTATTCAGAGAATGATGAGGCATGCGGGGTATGTTCGTCCTGTCTTGCACGGCTGAAGGCATTTGCGGATCTCGGGATGGAAGATCCGATCCCCTATAAAAAATAA
- a CDS encoding 4Fe-4S dicluster domain-containing protein: MKMLKTILKQFYHAPATVMFPAVPLENFEGTRGHLVFDPSKCTSCMMCMKRCPSQAIVVQRTEKIWTLDRFRCVMCGNCVDVCKFDVLSMEREYAKSATPSERSVEIYEITYVKPERPKKETAE, encoded by the coding sequence ATGAAGATGCTTAAAACGATTCTGAAACAGTTTTACCACGCTCCTGCGACGGTGATGTTCCCGGCTGTGCCTCTGGAAAATTTTGAGGGGACCCGTGGTCATCTGGTCTTCGATCCGTCGAAGTGCACGTCATGCATGATGTGTATGAAACGGTGTCCTTCGCAGGCGATCGTCGTTCAGCGGACCGAGAAGATCTGGACACTCGATCGATTCCGGTGTGTGATGTGCGGGAACTGTGTTGATGTGTGTAAGTTCGACGTTCTCTCGATGGAACGGGAGTACGCAAAGTCGGCGACTCCCTCCGAGCGGAGCGTCGAGATCTACGAGATCACGTATGTGAAACCCGAGCGGCCGAAAAAGGAAACCGCAGAGTAA